In a genomic window of Sutcliffiella sp. FSL R7-0096:
- a CDS encoding DUF6509 family protein has product MNIKGHEAEKLKDPTGIIEGDRYEFFLELNIDEEDELYTEQGVYLKVIYAVDESGSRIAQYQFYEENSNKALDFEMEEEEEQAVLAYCGEHYKTVL; this is encoded by the coding sequence ATGAACATTAAAGGACATGAAGCGGAAAAGCTAAAAGACCCTACAGGAATCATTGAGGGAGATAGATACGAATTTTTCCTGGAACTAAATATTGATGAAGAAGATGAATTATATACCGAGCAAGGAGTCTATTTAAAGGTGATTTACGCTGTGGATGAGTCAGGGTCCAGAATTGCACAATACCAGTTCTACGAAGAGAATAGCAATAAAGCGTTGGATTTTGAAATGGAAGAAGAGGAAGAGCAGGCTGTGCTTGCATATTGCGGCGAACATTACAAGACTGTGCTTTAA
- a CDS encoding response regulator transcription factor: MIRIVIAEDQRMMLGALGSLLDLEDDMEVVGMAGNGDEAVELFHKLKPDVCIMDIEMPEKTGLEAAEELKGLGCKIIILTTFARTGYFQRALKAGVTGYLLKDSPSEELANSIRSIMSGRRIYAPELMDDFYGEENPLTEREKAVLELVADGKNTQEIANELSIKSGTVRNYISTILDKLEVKNRIEAITQSKEKGWFK, translated from the coding sequence ATGATACGTATAGTAATAGCAGAAGACCAACGGATGATGTTAGGTGCCTTAGGTTCGTTACTGGATTTGGAAGATGACATGGAAGTTGTCGGAATGGCAGGCAATGGAGACGAAGCAGTGGAACTTTTTCATAAGTTAAAGCCGGACGTTTGTATCATGGATATAGAAATGCCTGAAAAAACCGGGTTGGAAGCAGCAGAAGAGCTAAAAGGTCTGGGTTGTAAAATAATCATATTGACTACATTTGCTAGAACAGGGTATTTTCAAAGAGCATTAAAAGCGGGAGTTACTGGTTACTTATTGAAAGACAGCCCAAGTGAAGAACTGGCTAACTCGATACGAAGCATCATGTCGGGAAGGCGAATATATGCCCCTGAACTGATGGATGATTTTTACGGTGAAGAAAATCCTCTTACAGAGAGAGAGAAAGCGGTACTCGAACTGGTTGCTGATGGGAAGAATACACAAGAAATTGCCAATGAACTGAGCATCAAATCCGGAACAGTTAGAAATTACATCTCTACCATACTAGATAAACTAGAAGTAAAGAACCGAATTGAAGCGATCACCCAATCCAAGGAAAAGGGTTGGTTTAAATGA
- a CDS encoding sensor histidine kinase — MRKRFSIFQKGSGISPYIWSVFSILPFYFIFQSSSTTEVIIGFILTILFFVAYRFAFISNKWPVYLWTCLLIAISITMTILFHFIYFAFYIAYYNGKIKNKIAFIVLYIIHLIATTVAININVVMRDELFLQQIPFVVIIWIAVILLPFNLYNKRKQDQLEEQLDVANKRISELIIQEERQRIARDLHDTLGQKLSLIGLKSDLARKVLNKNPEQAKSELKDVQQTARTALNEVRQMVSQMRGIRLKEEFIRIRQILDAAEIELKLEHDLPLKNNSLFLENILSMCLKEAVTNVVKHSKASICHISLEQLGDEIRVIIKDDGIGMMEENDIVKGSGLLGMKERLEFVNGLMEIEGDKGTTIIIKVPKMVNQREQEEHV; from the coding sequence ATGAGAAAAAGGTTTTCTATTTTCCAAAAAGGGTCAGGGATCTCTCCGTATATCTGGAGTGTTTTTAGTATTCTCCCTTTCTATTTTATATTTCAATCATCCTCTACAACGGAGGTCATAATCGGTTTTATTTTAACGATTTTATTTTTTGTTGCATACAGATTTGCTTTCATCTCTAATAAGTGGCCAGTTTATTTATGGACTTGCCTGTTAATTGCGATCTCCATCACTATGACGATCTTGTTTCATTTTATTTATTTCGCATTCTACATTGCCTATTACAATGGAAAGATTAAAAATAAAATAGCATTCATCGTTTTATATATCATCCATTTAATAGCTACCACAGTTGCAATCAATATAAATGTTGTTATGAGGGATGAATTGTTTTTACAGCAAATTCCTTTTGTTGTCATCATATGGATCGCAGTAATATTACTTCCGTTCAATTTATATAACAAGCGAAAGCAAGACCAGCTGGAAGAACAGCTAGATGTGGCAAATAAAAGAATTTCGGAACTGATCATTCAAGAGGAAAGACAACGGATTGCTAGAGATTTACACGATACGCTTGGTCAGAAACTTTCATTAATTGGCCTGAAGAGCGATCTTGCAAGGAAGGTTTTAAACAAAAATCCTGAACAAGCTAAGTCAGAGCTAAAAGATGTACAACAGACAGCAAGGACCGCTTTGAATGAAGTGAGACAGATGGTTTCGCAGATGAGAGGTATCCGGTTGAAAGAGGAATTCATTAGAATAAGGCAGATACTTGATGCTGCAGAAATAGAGCTTAAATTGGAGCATGATCTGCCATTAAAGAATAACTCCTTATTTCTGGAAAACATATTGAGCATGTGCCTGAAAGAGGCCGTCACCAATGTCGTTAAACATAGTAAGGCATCCATCTGTCACATTTCACTGGAACAGCTTGGTGATGAGATTAGGGTTATCATTAAGGATGATGGAATCGGCATGATGGAGGAAAACGACATCGTCAAAGGAAGCGGCCTTCTTGGAATGAAGGAACGGTTGGAATTCGTAAATGGCTTGATGGAAATTGAGGGTGACAAGGGAACAACTATTATCATAAAGGTGCCCAAAATGGTCAATCAGAGGGAACAGGAGGAGCATGTATGA
- a CDS encoding rhodanese-related sulfurtransferase, with the protein MSQDYRVLLYYKYVDIENPEEITQQHLEFCNDLGIKGRVLIAKEGINGTVSGTVEQTDAYIAHMNAHPLFSDITYKVDEVSEHTFPKMKVRYRPELVTLRLENDIDPRKTTGKHLKPKEWLEALQSEDTVVIDARNDYEYDLGHFRGAIKPDINTFKELPQWIKENKKEFEGKKILTYCTGGVRCEKFSGWLLEEGFEDVSQLDGGIVTYGKDPEVQGELWDGQCYVFDERISVPINQKEHVVVGKDHFSGEPCERYVNCANPECNKKILSSEENEHKYLRSCSHECRVHPRNRYITEHDLTEEEVSKRVDAIKEEVTN; encoded by the coding sequence ATGAGTCAAGACTATAGAGTATTATTGTATTATAAATATGTGGATATTGAGAATCCTGAAGAGATCACTCAGCAACATCTAGAATTCTGTAATGACCTAGGTATAAAAGGTCGTGTTTTAATTGCAAAAGAAGGAATCAATGGTACAGTCTCAGGGACGGTAGAGCAAACAGATGCTTATATAGCACATATGAATGCACATCCATTGTTCTCAGACATTACGTATAAAGTAGATGAAGTATCCGAACACACTTTCCCAAAGATGAAGGTCCGCTATCGTCCAGAATTGGTGACCTTACGATTGGAAAATGATATCGATCCCCGTAAAACAACAGGTAAACACTTAAAACCGAAAGAATGGTTGGAAGCACTACAAAGTGAAGATACGGTTGTAATCGATGCTCGCAATGATTATGAGTACGATCTAGGGCATTTCCGTGGGGCAATAAAACCTGACATCAACACGTTCAAGGAGCTTCCTCAATGGATCAAAGAAAATAAAAAGGAATTTGAAGGCAAAAAGATCCTGACGTATTGTACTGGCGGGGTGCGTTGTGAAAAGTTCTCCGGATGGTTACTTGAAGAAGGTTTTGAGGATGTATCCCAGTTGGATGGGGGAATCGTCACTTACGGGAAAGATCCTGAAGTGCAAGGAGAACTATGGGATGGACAATGCTACGTATTTGATGAGCGGATCAGTGTTCCTATCAACCAGAAAGAGCATGTGGTGGTTGGTAAAGATCATTTTAGCGGTGAACCTTGCGAGCGTTATGTAAACTGTGCAAACCCTGAGTGTAATAAAAAGATCTTGAGCTCAGAAGAAAACGAACACAAATACCTGCGCAGTTGCTCACATGAATGCCGTGTACACCCAAGAAACCGCTATATTACAGAACACGATCTAACAGAAGAAGAAGTCAGCAAAAGAGTGGATGCAATTAAAGAAGAAGTTACAAACTAA
- a CDS encoding L-cystine transporter: MDTLFIVLNIILLLLLCFGLYTMQKKGVSFSKRVFSALGIGIVFGLGLQFVYGSGSEVLTGSIDWFNIVGSGYVKFLQMIVMPLVFISIIAAFTRLTLKSNIGKISGLIIGILIGTTAVAAAVGIGTTLVFDLEAIQIEQGEAETARGEQMEQRAGDLASKTFPQQMLDFIPSNVFLDFTGARSTSTIAVVIFAAFIGIAYLGVRRKNPEQAESFAKIVDTFYTIIMRVVTLILRLTPYGVLALMTRVTATSDYGAIAKLGQFVAASYVALAIVFGIHLILLAIAGLNPLTYVRKAIPVLSFAFTSRTSAGALPLNIKTQTKEFGVSDGIANFAGSFGLSIGQNGCAGVYPAMLAVMIAPTVGINPLDPSFLFMLIVIVAISSFGVAGVGGGATFAAILVLSAMDLPIALAGLLISVEPLIDMGRTAVNVSGSMTAGVLTSKVTNDLDTSVYNSKESTDMELDV; the protein is encoded by the coding sequence ATGGATACTTTGTTTATTGTACTTAATATTATTTTATTACTTTTACTGTGCTTTGGGCTTTATACGATGCAAAAGAAAGGCGTCTCTTTTTCTAAGCGTGTTTTCTCCGCATTAGGGATTGGGATTGTTTTTGGACTTGGACTCCAGTTTGTTTATGGATCGGGTTCAGAAGTGTTGACCGGTTCTATCGACTGGTTCAACATTGTGGGTTCAGGGTATGTGAAATTTCTTCAAATGATTGTCATGCCTTTAGTTTTCATCAGTATCATTGCCGCTTTCACAAGACTTACTTTAAAGAGCAACATCGGAAAAATCAGCGGATTGATCATTGGTATCTTGATCGGTACGACAGCTGTAGCAGCGGCAGTTGGTATCGGTACCACGCTTGTCTTCGATTTGGAAGCAATTCAGATTGAGCAGGGAGAAGCGGAAACAGCCAGAGGGGAACAGATGGAGCAGCGAGCAGGGGACCTTGCATCCAAAACATTCCCACAACAGATGCTAGACTTCATTCCATCAAATGTGTTTCTTGATTTCACCGGTGCACGTTCCACTTCTACAATAGCAGTAGTCATCTTTGCCGCATTTATCGGGATTGCCTATTTGGGGGTCAGACGTAAGAACCCGGAGCAGGCGGAATCCTTCGCTAAAATAGTAGATACATTCTATACCATCATAATGAGAGTCGTTACACTGATTCTTCGATTAACTCCGTATGGGGTTTTAGCATTAATGACAAGGGTGACCGCAACGAGTGATTATGGAGCCATTGCGAAACTAGGGCAATTTGTAGCTGCCTCTTATGTGGCATTGGCAATTGTTTTCGGTATCCATTTGATTCTTTTAGCAATTGCAGGCTTGAATCCTTTGACATATGTCCGTAAAGCGATTCCGGTTCTATCGTTTGCCTTCACATCTAGAACAAGTGCAGGAGCGTTACCATTAAACATCAAGACGCAAACGAAGGAATTCGGTGTCTCAGATGGAATTGCCAATTTTGCCGGCTCATTTGGATTATCCATCGGTCAAAACGGTTGTGCCGGTGTTTATCCGGCCATGCTGGCAGTCATGATTGCTCCAACCGTGGGTATTAACCCTCTAGATCCATCCTTCTTGTTCATGTTGATTGTCATAGTAGCTATCAGTTCCTTTGGGGTTGCAGGTGTAGGAGGCGGTGCAACATTCGCAGCTATACTCGTGTTATCAGCAATGGACTTACCAATTGCACTTGCTGGTTTGTTGATATCTGTTGAACCACTTATTGATATGGGTCGTACAGCAGTGAATGTAAGTGGTAGTATGACCGCTGGTGTCCTGACAAGTAAGGTGACGAATGATCTGGATACTTCCGTTTATAACAGTAAAGAATCAACGGATATGGAGTTGGATGTTTGA
- a CDS encoding TetR/AcrR family transcriptional regulator translates to MDGFQRRREQKKQDILDAALTLYMEYGIQKVSISEIAHNANVSQVTIYNYFKSKHKLTSEVFGYYINKTSDDFEKLIHSDIPFPEKIKQIIFNKKEISKQIHEEFYLFMMKEYSAEGNIIEKIYVEKALPYFSKLFKEGKEQGYVDPNLSQEAILFYVQMLKDYMQREDVYQKVLPLTEDITNIFFYGIIGKKD, encoded by the coding sequence ATGGACGGTTTTCAACGACGGAGAGAACAAAAGAAGCAAGATATCTTAGATGCGGCACTGACACTTTATATGGAATACGGCATTCAAAAAGTATCCATTTCAGAAATTGCGCATAACGCAAATGTTTCGCAAGTAACGATTTATAATTACTTTAAAAGCAAACATAAATTAACAAGTGAGGTGTTTGGATATTACATAAACAAAACTTCCGATGACTTTGAAAAACTCATTCATAGCGATATACCATTCCCGGAAAAAATCAAACAGATTATCTTTAATAAGAAAGAAATCTCCAAGCAGATACATGAAGAATTTTATCTCTTTATGATGAAAGAATATTCGGCTGAAGGGAATATCATCGAGAAAATCTATGTGGAAAAGGCTTTGCCCTATTTTTCCAAACTGTTCAAAGAAGGAAAGGAACAAGGATATGTGGACCCTAACCTCTCCCAAGAAGCGATTTTATTCTATGTACAGATGCTGAAGGATTATATGCAACGGGAAGATGTGTATCAGAAAGTACTACCACTGACAGAAGATATAACCAATATCTTTTTTTACGGGATTATCGGGAAAAAGGACTAA
- a CDS encoding ABC-2 transporter permease yields MWKQRFSNTGSLILFMLKRDKVRIPIWLVSITLITILTATSFSGLYANDQERQAIAETMKNPAMTAMVGKGYGLENYTEGPMMAHQMLLFTAIVVAIMSILLVTRHTRNDEEEGRVELIRSLPVGRLANVTATIIVLVCINLLLALIIGFSLFSLGIESMSLNGSLLYGGALGATGILFTAITILFAQLSANSRGTIGLSFSVLGLAYLIRAIGDVSNEALSWTSPLGWILGTEVYVNNYWWPILLTLGIAALIALVALSLHAIRDLGSGFIATKPGKTHASTFLKSPFGLAFRLQRTGIISWAIGMFILGASYGSVLGDLESFFSSNEMIAEMLPPVEGFTLTEQFMTMLMAIISMICTIPPIMFLLKLKGEEKRGHTEHILARAVSRSRLLGSYLTLSLVFGFVMLLLAILGLWVAADSVMDDPISLQSFLKAGLVYLPALWIMTGIGVATIGLKPKLTGLTWLILGYSFFVVYLGGMLKLPEWMANLSPYGHIPQLPVEEINYLTISVLTLIAIVLTIVGFVGFRNRDMAG; encoded by the coding sequence ATGTGGAAGCAACGTTTTAGTAACACGGGTAGCCTGATCCTCTTCATGTTGAAGCGGGATAAGGTACGTATTCCAATCTGGCTAGTTTCAATCACATTGATAACGATATTAACCGCCACATCTTTTTCGGGGTTATATGCGAATGACCAAGAAAGACAAGCAATTGCTGAAACCATGAAGAATCCTGCCATGACCGCCATGGTCGGGAAAGGCTATGGGTTGGAAAACTATACAGAAGGTCCGATGATGGCGCACCAGATGCTTTTATTTACAGCTATCGTGGTTGCCATCATGAGCATCCTCCTCGTTACAAGACATACACGAAATGATGAGGAGGAAGGTCGCGTCGAGTTAATCCGTTCCTTACCTGTCGGAAGACTGGCAAATGTGACCGCTACAATAATTGTTTTGGTTTGTATAAATCTACTGCTCGCTCTAATTATTGGTTTCAGTTTATTCTCTTTAGGAATTGAGAGCATGAGTTTGAATGGTTCTCTTTTGTATGGGGGAGCGCTTGGAGCAACAGGGATTCTGTTTACTGCTATAACAATCTTGTTTGCACAACTTTCGGCAAATTCAAGAGGGACCATCGGCTTGTCTTTTTCCGTGCTGGGTTTAGCGTATTTGATTCGAGCAATAGGGGACGTAAGTAATGAAGCATTATCTTGGACCTCGCCACTTGGCTGGATACTTGGAACAGAAGTTTATGTAAACAACTATTGGTGGCCGATTTTACTTACATTAGGTATAGCTGCTCTAATAGCTCTAGTTGCACTTTCCTTACATGCTATCAGGGATTTAGGCTCTGGTTTTATTGCTACCAAGCCTGGAAAGACTCACGCTTCAACCTTTTTAAAAAGCCCTTTTGGCTTGGCATTCAGGCTTCAGCGGACAGGAATTATATCATGGGCGATTGGGATGTTCATTTTGGGCGCTTCCTATGGTTCCGTCCTGGGAGATCTGGAGTCTTTCTTTTCAAGTAATGAAATGATCGCTGAGATGCTTCCACCGGTTGAAGGATTCACATTGACCGAACAGTTTATGACCATGCTTATGGCCATTATCTCCATGATTTGCACCATTCCTCCCATTATGTTTTTATTGAAGCTTAAAGGGGAGGAGAAAAGGGGGCATACTGAGCATATCCTTGCGAGAGCTGTTTCTCGTTCCAGGTTATTAGGAAGCTACTTGACTTTGTCTTTGGTTTTTGGTTTTGTGATGTTGCTTCTAGCTATACTGGGCTTATGGGTGGCAGCAGATTCAGTCATGGACGACCCAATATCCTTACAGTCGTTTTTAAAGGCCGGGTTGGTCTATTTGCCTGCTTTGTGGATTATGACTGGTATCGGAGTTGCTACAATTGGCTTAAAGCCGAAACTGACAGGTCTCACTTGGCTTATACTAGGCTATTCATTCTTTGTTGTTTATCTTGGTGGCATGCTGAAGCTACCTGAATGGATGGCAAACCTTTCTCCATATGGACACATTCCACAACTTCCAGTGGAAGAAATCAACTATCTGACCATTTCAGTCCTCACACTGATTGCCATCGTTCTTACGATTGTTGGTTTTGTAGGGTTTCGCAACCGCGATATGGCAGGATAA
- a CDS encoding ABC transporter ATP-binding protein translates to MTILETKNLSKTFGKFTALDRVNLNVNSGEVYGFIGPNGAGKSTTIRILLGILKASHGEAKIFGLDAWKDAVEIHKRIAYVPGDVTLWPNLTGGEVIDLFMKLRGGSDKGKREELMEKFKLDPSKKCRTYSKGNRQKVALVAAFASNADLYILDEPTSGLDPLMEMVFQECVMEAKDAGKSVLLSSHILSEVEKLCDRVGIIRQGKIIETGTLHELRHLTRTNLLIETKQTIEGLGLLKGVHEIEQKDSTLSFQVDSEELDTVMKHVSQYGLVKLESSPPTLEDLFMRHYEGGNTPISGAGGEA, encoded by the coding sequence ATGACCATTTTAGAGACAAAGAACTTGAGTAAGACTTTCGGGAAATTTACTGCGTTGGACAGGGTTAATTTAAATGTAAATAGCGGGGAGGTATATGGGTTCATCGGACCAAATGGAGCGGGGAAGTCCACCACCATTCGTATCTTATTGGGCATTCTAAAAGCTTCACATGGGGAAGCCAAGATATTTGGACTTGATGCGTGGAAGGATGCTGTCGAGATCCATAAAAGAATTGCTTATGTACCTGGTGACGTGACTTTATGGCCGAACTTAACTGGGGGAGAGGTAATTGACCTATTCATGAAACTTCGCGGGGGGAGCGATAAAGGGAAAAGGGAAGAGCTGATGGAAAAATTCAAATTGGACCCTTCCAAAAAATGTAGAACCTATTCTAAAGGGAACCGACAAAAGGTAGCTTTAGTTGCTGCATTTGCCTCAAATGCAGATCTATATATATTGGATGAACCAACTTCTGGTCTTGATCCATTAATGGAAATGGTTTTTCAGGAATGTGTAATGGAGGCAAAGGATGCCGGAAAAAGTGTACTTTTATCTAGCCATATACTCTCTGAGGTAGAGAAGCTCTGCGATCGTGTTGGAATCATCCGCCAAGGAAAGATCATAGAAACAGGCACATTACATGAGCTGAGACACTTAACTAGAACAAATCTTTTGATTGAAACGAAACAAACGATAGAAGGTTTAGGTTTGTTGAAAGGTGTACATGAAATTGAACAAAAAGATTCTACTTTATCTTTTCAGGTGGATTCAGAAGAACTCGATACTGTGATGAAACATGTAAGCCAGTATGGACTGGTGAAATTGGAGAGCTCTCCTCCAACACTGGAAGATTTGTTTATGCGTCATTATGAAGGCGGAAACACTCCCATTTCAGGAGCGGGAGGGGAAGCTTGA
- the fumC gene encoding class II fumarate hydratase yields the protein MEYRIEKDTMGEIKVPKDKLWGAQTQRSIENFAIGTEKMPLEIIYAFALLKKAAAKSNEKLNKLSTVKSQAITEASDEIIDIKWDDQFPLAVWQTGSGTQTNMNVNEVIANRANQLLNEKKLNEKIHPNDDVNMSQSSNDTFPTALHIAGVLAVEERLLPALTRLKETLLQKSEEFKDVIKIGRTHLQDATPLTLGQEISGWHYMLEKDEMMIIESLPHMKELAIGGTAVGTGINAHPKFGEMVAEEITQLTGKSFTSATNKFHALTSHDQVVYVHGAIKALAADLMKIANDVRWLSSGPRSGIGEIIIPENEPGSSIMPGKVNPTQSEALTMVATQVMGNDVTIGIAASQGNFELNVFKPVIIYNFLQSVTLLTDSMNSFNDRCVSGMEPNLEKIALHLQNSLMLVTSLNPHIGYEKAAQIAKLAHIEGTTLKEAALKLELLTEDEFDAFVDPSKMVKPQ from the coding sequence ATGGAATACCGAATTGAAAAAGATACAATGGGAGAGATAAAGGTTCCAAAGGATAAACTATGGGGGGCACAAACTCAAAGGAGCATCGAAAATTTTGCTATTGGTACTGAGAAGATGCCATTAGAGATTATTTACGCTTTTGCGCTATTAAAAAAAGCAGCAGCCAAAAGTAATGAAAAGTTAAACAAGCTATCCACCGTAAAATCCCAAGCGATCACAGAAGCCTCAGACGAGATAATCGATATAAAATGGGATGATCAGTTCCCTTTAGCTGTGTGGCAAACAGGTAGTGGGACACAAACCAATATGAATGTAAACGAAGTGATTGCCAATAGAGCAAACCAGCTTTTGAATGAAAAAAAACTAAATGAAAAGATTCATCCAAATGATGATGTCAATATGTCACAAAGCTCCAATGACACGTTCCCCACTGCCCTTCACATCGCTGGCGTATTAGCAGTGGAGGAAAGACTCCTTCCAGCTCTAACTAGACTAAAAGAGACCTTGCTTCAAAAGTCAGAGGAATTTAAGGATGTCATTAAAATAGGAAGAACACACTTACAAGATGCGACCCCACTGACACTGGGCCAAGAGATTAGCGGATGGCATTATATGCTTGAAAAAGATGAGATGATGATTATAGAAAGCCTCCCTCATATGAAAGAACTGGCAATTGGAGGAACAGCAGTAGGTACAGGTATAAATGCGCACCCAAAATTCGGGGAAATGGTGGCGGAAGAGATTACACAGCTTACTGGGAAAAGTTTTACTTCTGCAACAAATAAATTTCATGCACTGACAAGTCATGATCAAGTTGTATATGTACACGGAGCAATAAAAGCACTTGCCGCTGATTTAATGAAGATAGCCAATGATGTCAGGTGGCTTTCTAGTGGTCCAAGAAGCGGAATCGGGGAGATAATCATTCCGGAAAATGAACCCGGAAGCTCCATTATGCCAGGCAAAGTCAATCCTACCCAAAGTGAAGCACTGACAATGGTTGCAACGCAAGTAATGGGCAATGATGTCACGATTGGAATTGCTGCAAGCCAAGGGAATTTCGAATTGAATGTGTTCAAGCCAGTCATCATCTACAATTTCCTTCAGTCTGTCACGCTTTTGACAGATAGCATGAATAGTTTCAACGATAGATGTGTCAGCGGAATGGAACCTAATCTTGAAAAGATTGCGTTGCACCTTCAAAACTCTCTAATGCTGGTGACATCCTTGAATCCCCATATAGGATACGAAAAAGCAGCGCAAATCGCCAAACTTGCACATATTGAGGGGACCACTTTAAAAGAGGCTGCACTTAAATTGGAGTTGCTTACAGAAGATGAATTCGATGCCTTTGTAGATCCAAGTAAAATGGTAAAGCCACAATAA
- a CDS encoding sigma factor-like helix-turn-helix DNA-binding protein yields MKNAEGDQCKSTVFYDEELYEKYQNLLRYCIFLTKNEWDGSDLAQEAITKTIQHYSNSAVISNRLLKKIAYNKWIDIVRKRQNEVLQEVPDEQTSSIPHMEKAIITTEFLLKNMTPKQAIIFFLKEAFDYQALEIANLLGTTEGAIKSSLHRSRKRLENEETTKSDFIENFWNEKEREILPVLFQDSLRDEDPSSLIKALPTLFATVTEAIGINQSLSTPPPSNVFKCAA; encoded by the coding sequence ATGAAAAATGCAGAAGGAGATCAGTGTAAATCAACAGTCTTCTATGATGAGGAACTATATGAGAAATATCAAAATTTGCTTAGGTATTGCATTTTTCTCACAAAAAATGAATGGGACGGGAGTGATCTTGCTCAAGAAGCCATTACCAAAACAATTCAACATTACAGTAATTCCGCGGTTATAAGTAATCGGTTGCTAAAAAAGATTGCTTACAACAAGTGGATTGATATTGTACGTAAGAGACAAAATGAAGTCTTGCAGGAGGTCCCGGACGAGCAAACGTCTTCAATTCCTCATATGGAAAAAGCAATCATCACGACAGAATTCCTTTTAAAGAATATGACACCAAAACAAGCCATCATATTCTTCCTGAAAGAAGCGTTTGATTATCAGGCTTTAGAGATAGCAAACCTTTTAGGAACAACTGAGGGTGCCATTAAATCCTCTTTACACCGTTCTAGAAAACGACTGGAAAATGAGGAAACGACTAAAAGTGATTTTATCGAAAACTTCTGGAACGAGAAAGAAAGGGAAATCCTTCCGGTGTTATTCCAGGACAGTCTCCGGGATGAAGATCCAAGTTCTTTGATAAAGGCTTTGCCTACACTATTTGCAACAGTAACGGAAGCTATAGGTATAAATCAATCACTCTCTACTCCACCTCCAAGTAATGTATTTAAGTGTGCAGCATAA
- a CDS encoding DUF1292 domain-containing protein, translated as MDKVEVGDIFIVTDENDQEQELEVLGTMEVEGSIYVAVGFVEEIEKETTGDVDIFFLKVEEDGELSEIETDEEFDKVSAAFEGMVEEEQ; from the coding sequence ATGGACAAGGTAGAAGTAGGAGATATCTTTATTGTGACAGATGAAAATGACCAGGAACAGGAACTTGAAGTACTTGGTACGATGGAAGTGGAAGGGTCTATCTATGTTGCAGTCGGTTTTGTAGAGGAAATCGAGAAAGAAACAACAGGAGATGTCGATATTTTCTTCCTTAAAGTAGAGGAAGATGGAGAACTCTCTGAAATTGAAACAGACGAAGAATTTGATAAAGTATCCGCCGCATTCGAAGGAATGGTGGAGGAGGAACAGTAA